From the genome of Geoalkalibacter ferrihydriticus DSM 17813, one region includes:
- a CDS encoding sugar transferase translates to MLRIFDIVLSLTGLILGAPVFIIITVLGYFDTGSPIFRQERVGKHKKSFILVKFRTMKLDTASVASHLASTSSITRIGSFLRKTKLDELPQLWNVLKGEMSLVGPRPNLFNQAELIAERDKRGVYSVRPGVTGLAQINAIDMSTPQLLAETDAKMIKELTIGKYFSYILQTVTGKGSGDRVRGE, encoded by the coding sequence ATGCTCCGGATTTTTGACATTGTCCTTTCCCTTACCGGCTTAATTCTTGGCGCCCCGGTTTTTATCATCATCACTGTTCTGGGATACTTTGACACAGGTTCCCCCATCTTTCGTCAGGAGCGGGTCGGAAAGCACAAAAAGTCATTCATTCTGGTGAAGTTTCGTACGATGAAGCTGGATACGGCATCTGTGGCAAGTCATCTGGCATCGACCTCTTCCATCACCAGGATCGGTAGCTTTTTACGTAAAACCAAGCTCGATGAGCTGCCGCAGCTGTGGAACGTGCTTAAGGGCGAGATGAGTCTGGTGGGTCCGCGCCCCAATTTGTTCAATCAGGCCGAGCTGATCGCTGAGCGTGACAAGCGAGGCGTCTATTCCGTGCGCCCCGGCGTCACCGGTCTTGCGCAGATCAACGCAATCGATATGTCGACCCCGCAACTGCTGGCGGAAACCGACGCGAAAATGATCAAGGAGTTGACCATCGGCAAGTACTTTTCTTACATCCTGCAAACGGTCACCGGCAAAGGATCGGGGGATCGGGTGCGGGGGGAATAG
- a CDS encoding UDP-glucose 4-epimerase family protein, with protein MSRILITGATGFVGRGLCSRLGSEGRDLRCALRHPSSLANAVVVGDIGPETDWEQALSGVDTVIHLAARAHVMNDSSSDPLAEFRRVNVAGTLNFAQHAAAAGVKRFIFLSSVKVNGEQTAPGRPFTEQDSPAPQDPYGISKHEAEEGLHRLSTETGLEIVIIRPPLVYGPGVKGNFSGMMRWIGKGIPLPLGAIRNQRSLVALDNLVDFIITCIDHPAAANQTFLVADGEDLSTTELLRRVGQAMGKPARLIPVPMSVLKFGARLLGKQAMAQRLCGNLQVDISKAREVLGWEPPVRVGEGLGKAARERESK; from the coding sequence GTGTCTAGAATTTTAATCACCGGCGCTACAGGCTTTGTCGGTCGTGGGCTCTGTTCGCGACTCGGGTCCGAAGGGCGTGATTTGCGCTGTGCCCTTCGCCATCCGTCATCTTTGGCAAACGCAGTGGTCGTCGGCGACATCGGTCCTGAAACTGATTGGGAGCAGGCGCTAAGCGGGGTTGATACCGTTATCCATCTGGCGGCCCGTGCCCATGTCATGAACGATAGCTCCAGCGATCCCCTGGCCGAATTCCGCCGCGTCAATGTCGCCGGCACCCTCAACTTCGCACAACACGCCGCTGCCGCCGGTGTCAAGCGCTTCATTTTCCTCAGTTCCGTCAAGGTCAACGGCGAACAGACTGCCCCCGGCCGGCCATTCACCGAACAAGATTCCCCCGCCCCTCAAGATCCCTACGGTATCTCCAAGCACGAAGCTGAAGAGGGTCTGCACCGCTTGTCCACCGAAACCGGTCTGGAAATCGTCATCATCCGCCCGCCCCTGGTCTACGGCCCCGGCGTCAAAGGCAATTTTTCCGGCATGATGCGCTGGATCGGCAAAGGCATCCCCCTGCCCCTCGGCGCCATCCGCAACCAACGCAGCCTGGTCGCCCTCGACAACCTCGTCGATTTCATCATCACCTGCATCGATCACCCCGCCGCCGCCAACCAGACCTTTCTCGTCGCCGACGGCGAAGACCTCTCCACCACCGAACTGCTGCGTCGCGTCGGGCAGGCCATGGGCAAACCCGCGCGCCTGATTCCGGTGCCCATGTCGGTACTCAAGTTCGGTGCGCGATTGCTCGGCAAACAGGCCATGGCTCAGCGCTTGTGCGGCAATCTGCAGGTAGATATTTCCAAGGCCAGAGAGGTGCTGGGATGGGAACCGCCGGTGAGGGTGGGGGAGGGACTGGGGAAGGCAGCGAGGGAGCGAGAGAGCAAGTAG
- a CDS encoding four helix bundle protein, whose amino-acid sequence MEKPHKKLNVWQKAVDLSVDTYRITESFPKSELFGLVSQMRRAAVSVSANIAEGAARTGPKDQLHFLNIARALLSELDTHLEIALRIKFVSGTDAQLVSSLMTDVDRLLYGYMKSVRKLVS is encoded by the coding sequence ATGGAAAAGCCACATAAAAAACTAAATGTCTGGCAGAAAGCGGTTGATCTGTCGGTAGATACGTATCGTATTACAGAATCTTTTCCCAAATCTGAGCTATTTGGACTCGTCAGTCAAATGCGCCGTGCCGCGGTAAGTGTGTCTGCAAATATTGCAGAAGGGGCAGCGAGGACAGGGCCGAAAGATCAGCTGCACTTTCTGAATATCGCCAGAGCATTATTAAGCGAACTTGACACCCATCTGGAAATAGCCTTAAGGATCAAATTCGTGTCTGGCACAGATGCTCAACTAGTCTCATCTTTGATGACCGATGTAGATCGTCTACTTTACGGATACATGAAGTCAGTCAGGAAATTAGTGAGTTGA
- a CDS encoding ATP-binding protein: MAQYPSVALLGARQVGKTTLAKTIAKHQNTIYLDLEAPEDLLKLSDPGSYLSGHGDKLVILDEIQRAPDLFGVLRGIIDKNRERGRKAGQFLLLGSASMDLLRQSSESLAGRISYIEMSGLNVLETGHNRDALLNLWFRGGFPDSYLADDDALAMDWQENLIRTYLERDVPQMGFRVPANRLRRLWTMLAHNQGETANCSKLGGNLEIDGKTVSHYIDILVDLLLVRRLEPWHNNVKKRLIKSPRFYIRDTGILHRLLGIDDYESLLSNPVLGKSWEGFAVENIHSVLPRRAETYYYRTAAGAEIDLVINFSSAETWAVEIKHGVAPKLGKHFSSTCEDVGATHKYVVYGGDDEFPVGDGVTMISLPRIMEKLRSKG, translated from the coding sequence ATGGCGCAATACCCGTCGGTGGCATTGCTGGGTGCGCGTCAGGTCGGCAAAACCACCCTGGCCAAGACGATTGCCAAACACCAGAACACGATCTATCTGGATCTGGAAGCACCGGAAGACTTGCTCAAATTGAGCGACCCCGGCAGTTATTTGAGTGGTCACGGCGATAAGCTGGTCATCCTGGATGAAATCCAGCGTGCCCCCGATTTGTTTGGAGTTTTGCGCGGCATCATCGACAAGAACAGAGAACGGGGAAGGAAGGCCGGCCAATTTCTTTTGCTTGGATCGGCCTCGATGGATTTGCTGCGGCAGTCTTCTGAAAGTTTGGCCGGGCGCATCAGCTATATTGAAATGAGCGGGCTGAATGTGCTGGAAACGGGACATAATAGGGACGCCCTCTTGAATCTCTGGTTCAGGGGCGGTTTTCCGGATAGTTATCTGGCGGACGATGATGCCCTGGCCATGGATTGGCAGGAGAATCTCATCCGCACTTACCTGGAACGCGATGTGCCGCAAATGGGGTTTCGGGTACCAGCAAACAGGTTGCGGCGGTTGTGGACGATGTTGGCGCACAACCAGGGAGAGACGGCCAACTGCTCCAAGCTTGGCGGCAATCTCGAAATTGACGGCAAGACAGTCAGCCATTACATCGATATTCTTGTTGATCTGCTCCTGGTAAGGCGTCTGGAGCCCTGGCATAACAACGTAAAAAAACGGCTGATAAAATCCCCGCGCTTCTATATCAGAGACACAGGCATACTGCACCGGCTCCTTGGTATTGATGATTACGAGTCTTTGCTGTCGAACCCGGTGCTCGGGAAAAGCTGGGAAGGCTTTGCCGTTGAAAATATTCATTCCGTGCTGCCCCGTCGCGCTGAAACCTATTATTACCGCACTGCCGCAGGAGCTGAAATTGATCTGGTTATTAACTTTTCCTCGGCAGAAACCTGGGCTGTTGAAATAAAACACGGAGTCGCCCCCAAACTGGGCAAGCATTTCAGCAGTACATGTGAAGACGTGGGCGCGACTCACAAATACGTTGTGTATGGCGGCGATGATGAATTTCCGGTGGGTGATGGGGTGACGATGATCTCGCTGCCGCGGATCATGGAAAAGCTCAGGAGCAAGGGGTGA